A genome region from Brassica oleracea var. oleracea cultivar TO1000 chromosome C2, BOL, whole genome shotgun sequence includes the following:
- the LOC106326192 gene encoding non-specific lipid-transfer protein-like protein At2g13820 — MKQSLFLSILILLSSSFAQIHTRNKSYPANPPSPVATPAPGPSNSDCSSVIYDMMDCLSYLTPGSNDTKPTKVCCGGILSVLQYNPKCVCIGLASSKDMGIALNNTRALAMPTICKLPIAAPHCAILDVSRPSASTPGMSSVSPSAVTPMTPQSSAQSPTFSPFLPESPGITAPSPSSSRTNHLSVSKLTFVAAVVSYITYISVFSN, encoded by the exons ATGAAGCAATCTCTTTTTCTTTCCATATTAATACTGCTATCATCATCATTTGCACAAATCCATACCCGCAACAAATCATATCCGGCAAACCCTCCCTCACCGGTAGCAACTCCAGCACCTGGACCATCAAATTCTGATTGCTCGAGCGTTATATATGACATGATGGACTGTCTCTCGTACCTTACCCCTGGATCAAATGATACTAAGCCCACGAAAGTGTGTTGTGGGGGAATCCTATCTGTTCTACAATATAATCCTAAGTGTGTTTGCATCGGCTTAGCGAGTAGCAAAGATATGGGTATTGCACTGAATAACACAAGAGCTCTTGCCATGCCTACGATTTGCAAGCTCCCCATTGCTGCTCCTCATTGTG CTATACTGGACGTTTCGAGGCCGAGTGCATCTACTCCTGGTATGTCTTCAG TTTCTCCATCGGCTGTAACACCTATGACTCCACAGTCTTCCGCCCAGTCACCCACATTTTCACCATTTTTGCCTGAGTCGCCGGGCATCACTGCACCATCTCCATCAAGTTCTCGCACCAACCACCTATCAGTTTCAAAATTGACCTTCGTTGCCGCTGTAGTTTCTTATATAACTTACATTTCGGTTTTTTCTAATTAA